The following DNA comes from Lynx canadensis isolate LIC74 chromosome B1, mLynCan4.pri.v2, whole genome shotgun sequence.
GTGTGGAAGTTATTTGCTagaaaaaaggcaaggaagtTGATTCTTTTCAACCAAATTGCAAAACATATCCcgataaaacttttattttgaatggcTACGGAATTGGTGTCAATGACATACGTAAATGCCCTGGTTGCAAAGCATCTGGGTAGAACACACCAGCCGTTGTGACTCTTAGTTCAGAATAGACAGTGTCTTGGGTCTGGTGCCGTGCTGTGGCTGCATGGGGCTGGTGGCCCCGCTGTCCCCTGTGGCAGAGCCTAGTGCTGGGGACCAGGCTTCCGGCCCCGCCTCGctgctcccttccccttccccagcacCCACCGAGCCGTCTCAGGAAAATCTCGTTCCCTCCTCATACTTCTGCGTCTGCACACACTTTGCCTGATGACCACGGTCATCAGTGTCCAGTGAGGACACTCCCATCGGGGCTGCCCGATTTGAGACCTCACACAGGGTGCCCAGGAGGCCTCCCTCCGGCTCCCCTGTCGGGCCCCTCTGGAGTACGGTTCTGCCCCTTCCGGGCAGCCCCACGGCTCTCCTTACTTGAAAGTAGGTCTTGTAAGCAAAAAACATACCATTTGCAGTCACATTGGGCTTCGGGGAACGTATGAATGTGTCTTTAGGAAGAGagacccgtgtgtgtgtgtgtgtgtgtgtgtgtgcgtgaatACTTACAGCACCTACTTCCTAGCGAGTCATTTCGTGAGCGCCACGCACATGTACCGCGGGACACGCTGCTGACACGTGCAACCCTCTTACAGCCACCGAGACGGCCCAGCAGCTGAAGCGGAGCGCGGGCGTGCCCTTCCACGCCAAGGGCCGGGGACTGCTCCGGAAGATGGACACCACAAGTAAGGCCTTGCCCGCTGCGCTCCGCCCTGGCAGCCCGAGCACGGAGCCGCAGGACTCCTTCCTGCTTCCGGGCTTGCCTCTGGGTCAGAGATTGGGGTTTGGCTTCAAAGACGGTTTTTCCTGGTTAGCCACACCATTTAAATGTTGGGCCCCAAAGGTGCCTTAAGAGGTGTTGGGAAAGGAACGCGTGGAATGAGGAGAGCTCAGGGTTGATGCAGGTTTTCCACCTACGGAAAGACCTGGAAGGATATACGTGGACATGCCAAGAGGAGCAAGACCAGAATTTGAGcaggatgtggggggggggggggggagggtgccccCTGCACACGGTGAGTGCCGCCCCGCCGCAGAGCTTCGGGACTGACGGTGGACTGCGAAATGCCCCGGTGGCTGGTGCTCCTGGGCCgtaccttcttccttccctcaggGCTGGAAACAGTTTCCAGCCCTGCGTGCACATCACCGGAGCAGATAGGAGGAGCAGAGAACAGGTGGCCTGGAGCGTGCCTCCAGAAGGCACCGGACAAACCAACCCAAGGGCAAGAGACAGGGCCCAGGGTGAccaggcagcaggggaggggtgccaCCTGAAAACAGAGGGCACCCTGTTGGAGCTGACAGGGAAGCCTGGCGGGGTCCCTTCTAGAGGCCCGCCCACCCCGCTCACCGGAGAAAGCTCTCAGGTTCTCCACGCCCCAGCAACGTGTCCTGACGGCAGTGCTGGCCAGAGGCTGCGTGTGCCCTGGGCCTGGCTCACGGGGTGAGACCTGAGCAGGAGCAGGCCTGCGGGCTGAGCATGGAGATGGGGTCCCGGGGCCGAGAGTGGGGAGGTGCTAGATGCCCAGCGGTGGGGGGGCAGGCCCTGCTTGAAAGGGAAGGTCGCTGTGTGTCAGGTGACTTCTTTTTGACACACTTAGGACCAActtgaggaggaagggagggagggaaggaggaaggaaggaaggaagagagggagggaggaaggtgggagggagggagggagggtgattcTGGCTGCAGTGTGTGGGTATCTAGCCTTTCACGGTCAGTTTGCTGGGAGGTACAAGAAGGGAGCGTGGGTAGAAGTCGCGTCCGTGCCGTCGGAAGCCCGCTGTGTTAGGATGGATGGCTGCAGACacggtgtctgtttttgttcgtGCTTTGTCAACAATATCCTAGATTGGCTGTGATGTCATTGCTTCCTATGGCCTTGCCCTCAGACTCGACACCTGAGCCCTTGGCCACCAGGAGAGGGTCGCCCAGGGTCGCAGGTGTACTGGTGATGTCGCCTCCACCCACCCTCGCGGAGACACGGCGGTCCGTGGGAATTGGGGTTGCACCCGCTGGGCTCGCGCATGGTGTCACGGGGCCGGTGAAGCGGGCGGTGTGCTGGCAGGGTGGCCTCGCTCCTCAGAGGGAAGCATGAGAGTGGCAGGAGACAGGCCAGTCCCTGAGGTCCCCACCTCTTTGCAGCCCCGCTCAAAGGCATCCCGAAGCAGGCGCCCTTCAGAAGCCCCACCACCCCCAGTGTCTTCAGCCCCGCCGGGAACCGGACCCCCATCCCGCCTTCGAGGACCCCCCTGCGGAAGGAGAGGGGAGTGAAGGTAGGCACTTCCCCTCTGGTATCCGCGGCCTCACGAGACCGGCCTCGGTGTCCCTCACACCGCGGGTAAGGGCCGGCTTCTGTCTGTTTTGACAGCTGCTCGACATTTCTGAGCTGGACATGGTGGGAGCCGGCCGAGaggcaaagaggaggaggaagacgctGGGTGTGTACACGGGGCTCCCTACAGGGTCTGGGCTGCCCTCCGCCCGGGCGCTCGGTCGGGGAGCCGGGGGTCAGGCATCGGGGTGGGTCTGGGCTGCAGTCCACCTGGGGGCTGCGCTTCCTGGCCGGTCCCTCTCCCGGTGACTCGTCCCGCCGGTGGCTTTTGTCTTGACGCTAGGTCCTCAACCGGGGCGCGGTGATCATACGGGGCAGGACTTCTGGAAAATGAGCTCACTTTGTTCTTTGCCTGGAGACCGTGTTTGAAGCACACGTTCAGTGTGGCGGTTCGGGATTGCACCCCGGGGGCCCGCTGGGCCTGCTCGTGGGGTGCGCGCAGTCGGGGCCACTGGCGAGGACTCTGTTTTGTCAGCAGATGCGGAAGTGGTGGAAAAGCCAGCCAAGGAGGAGACCGTCGTGGAGAACGCCACCCCAGATTACGCGGCCGGCCTGGTGTCCACACAGGTGGGGCCTGGGCGCTGCAGGGGCGCCTTCCACAACCAcccatctccccccaccacccccccagctCGTCATGCGGCCGACATGTGGTTAGCCACACAGTGTGCCCTGTggggagcgtgtgtgtgtgtgtgtgtagatacgGGTGCGAGAGGCGTTGCACTAGGGCTGTGTGTGCGCGTCCCACGTGTGCTTTCCGGGGGGCTCTGTGGTGAGTCTCCTCacctctgggccttggtttcccctcTCTAGTGGGGACCTGTCTTTGGGGCCTCAGTCCCGCCCACAGTGGAGGGGGTCAGCGGGCAAGCATAGCCTGCTTCTCGGATTCTCGTCCATGCAGACCATCCCCACGCAGCTCTCGTGGGGATGGGGCCACGGGCAAGGGCTGGAGAAAGGCCTTGTGAGCATGGCTTGCTTCCGGGTAACGGCCCAGTTTCCTTCTATTGCAGAGTGGTGTTTTCTCTCCTCCTGGCTGGCTGGTTTGggaagccccccctcccccgcccccatgaGGCAGGTCCAGACAGGGGCTGAGGAGAGCAGTGCCCGCCGTCCTGCCCCAGGGTTGGGAGTGCCTCCCGTGGGGGTGGAGGATGGAGTCTGAGGCTCACAGGGGAGCCAGCACAGGCCAGCGTCCAGGGGAAGCCCTGAGCCCTGGGTCTCTTCTGGGAGGGATCGTAATAAAATCTGTTCCAGAAACTCGGATCCTTGAACAACGAGCCTGCGCTGCCCTCCACGAGCTACCTGCCTGCCACCCCCAGCGTGGTCCCGGCCTCGTCCTACATCCCCAGCTCCGAGACCCCACCAGGTGAGCGGGCAGGTGTCCGGCTCAGCCTTCTCCAgacccctccccagcacccactGGGACTGCCGCCCGCCGGGGAGGGAGCAgatcctcccttgctcacgtggCGCTTCCCTGGGCGGCAGGACATCTGTGCTGGAGCAAACCCCAAGTTTTCACCTGCTCTGTCCTTTCTGGAGGCCCCTTCGTAGGGCccagtggggagtgggggagctggaggagggggagggggttgccCAGCTGACGTCAAGGTAGGGTCCAGGGATCCCCTCGCAGTCACAGAATTTCTGACAAAAAGGTGGACCCAGGGTAATGGACTTGACTCTGGGGCTCTGGCGTCACTGGGCTTAGCTTTGCCCTCCGGGAGCGGAAGTGGCCAGAGAGGGCCATGGGGGCCAGCAGCCCTGTTGGGCTGCAGGAGGCTGCCTTCCAGTGTTACCGGGGccgtggtgggtgggggggggggggggggggggtgggaggggtgcggGCAGGGGGCTGGGCCAGGCCTGGACATCTCATCTGCCGTTTGGAAGAGCCTGAGACTCCCTGCTCCCGCGGGGCCCGGAGGTGCTGCCGGTGGTTCAGGCTCAGGCCCCAGCTTCGGCCAGACGGCCTCCCACTGGGGACTCAGAGGCAGGACGGGGTCTAGCAGTCAGGGCCTGGGAGGCGGAGCAGGACCTGTCCCCTTGTTCTAGGGGCAGTGGAGCCCAGGAGAGCTCAagggccgggcgggggggggggggggggccccgggggccccgtccccccttccttcccccgccccctcaCCAGACCGCATTCTTCTTACAGCACCGTCTTCTCGGGAGGCTGGCCTGCAGGCCAGCCGGCCGCCTGAGGAGCCCAGTGCCCCAAGccctgcgctgccagcacagttCAAGCAGAGGGCACCCATGTACAACAGCGGCCCGAGCCCTGCCGCGTCCACACCCTCAACGCCCACCTCCCCCCTGACGCCCACCACACCCCCGGCCGTCACCCCGGCCGCCCAG
Coding sequences within:
- the NELFA gene encoding negative elongation factor A isoform X4 → MLPLECQYLNKNALTTLAGPLTPPVKHFQLKRKPKSATLRAELLQKSTETAQQLKRSAGVPFHAKGRGLLRKMDTTTPLKGIPKQAPFRSPTTPSVFSPAGNRTPIPPSRTPLRKERGVKLLDISELDMVGAGREAKRRRKTLDAEVVEKPAKEETVVENATPDYAAGLVSTQKLGSLNNEPALPSTSYLPATPSVVPASSYIPSSETPPAPSSREAGLQASRPPEEPSAPSPALPAQFKQRAPMYNSGPSPAASTPSTPTSPLTPTTPPAVTPAAQTPPVAMVAPQTQPPAQQQQPKKNLSLTREQMFAAQEMFKTANKVTRPEKALILGFMAGSRAAPALRREPVPGAGRRDPDQAQRAHGGPAQVGRPGQHHHAGGHRVRDELCHRPVDALQEVQAHGQRVLGAARRPCRPSPWGLAGRPLLGLHRAPAR